The Marasmius oreades isolate 03SP1 chromosome 11, whole genome shotgun sequence genomic sequence TGGGCAGTTCGCGTTTTTGTGCCGGATGGAGCTGTGCCCGAATAATCCTCCGGAGGGCACTCTTCTCCTTGTTCTGTTCTGTGTTAATTGGGTCGTACTAACTCCCCTGAGGCTCGGATTTAGGCTTGGTACATCTCTTATGAGTGGTAACGAGTTCAATGTTCCTGTTAGACTTCTCCATGTTTCGGAAGAACGAAACATCCTTCAGCTTCACTTGCAATTATTGTTATAATGCTAGTGATTCAGTACTGTTTCACCCTTTCGGTTCAAAATCATTGTTACGCGATGGGATTGCGATGGGGGGACCGGGCGATATATGTATAAAATCCCCCCTCGTCCAAGTTGGTAGACCAGTTTCtcttttttccttttctacGAGTCTGCCACTCATTCAATATGGGTTTCCAAACCTCTCCCTGTATTTTTGTTCTTGCTGGCGTGCTTTACGCGTCTCTTTCAGAGGCTGTTCCCCCGCCTGTACTAGCCTCCAAACATGCAACTCATAGCAAACTGAAGTTCTTTTCTGCAGATTCCCGCAACGAATGGCTGACGAATATTTGTACCTATCATTTTCAGGACGGTGTTCCCCTTTATCAATGCTGTGGCAAACGTTGCATAATGCATTCGATAGTAACAAGGTCATCAGTTTCGGAAATTCATTCGTCGATACATGTACGTCCCATTCCATGAAAATCTCTCCTCCCAGGTAAAGTAACTTGGGGTGTTCATAGCCAAGATCGCGTCTCCCATCCCGACGGTCAGCTTGAAAGATGCGATCTTGGAAGCAGAATCGACACTCGGTGGTGCCCATAACGGTATTCAGCCCATGCTCCGATACCTTGCACGGCCCGACGGCTCTGTGGCTCTCGTGCGCGCTATTCAAGTCCAGAACAGTACCATCTTTATTGTGGCCTATGTTGATGCGCATTCGGGAAAGGTCATCTCAATTAACAATTTCGTTGCTGATACGACAGTGAGTATCTATCGTTCAGCTGACAGGCAGCTCATTCATTATTGATGAATGATGTTTGTCTAATCCAGTTCAGAGTCCTTCCGATAGAGAAGAAGACAATTTCTGATGGTCTCGAACTGCTCAAAAACCCGGAAGGTCTCGACACATCCCCCGTAGGATGGAACAGTATTGGAGAAAATCACGTCTTGACCACGGATACCGTGTATGATTTCTCTCTCAAAATTTCAGACTTGTTTGGCTGAACAGTATTTCGACACAGTGGAAACAACGTCATTGCTTTCAAGGTCCTAAGCAATGATGGGTCCACAGCAAAAACGACTACTGGTCAGATCAAGGACGGTCAGCTTACTTTTGACTTCACCTACGATCAGACTAAGGATCCTACCGACCCTGGCAACGATGATGCTGCCCGTACCAACGCATTCTACGTTGCTAATGAATTTCACGACATCCTTTACCGATACGGATTCACCGAGCAAGCGTTCAACTTTCAGTCTGACAACTTTGGAAAGGGTGGCCAAGCGAACGACCCCGTTCAGATATCCGTCCAGGATCCTTCCGGTTTCAACAACGCCAACTTTTTCACACCCCCTGATGGTCAACCTGGTATATGTCGTCTTTTCATCTTCGACCAAACCAATGTAGGagtttcattttcttcacACGGATGTGTAAATTGACTAGATCTCACTTAATCTTTTCCAGGTTAGGCAGGACAGTGCAATGGAAAACAGCATCCCAATTCATGAATTGACCCATGGAGTTACTACACGTATGACTGGAGGTGGGACTGCTGTTTGCTTGTCATCGCTCGAGGCTCGCATCAGGAACTTACCAATTTGGTGGTGGGGACTTTTTacggctttttggggcttgtacaagccaacaagtcgCCAGCCACCAGTCATGTCTGATTCCCGACCAGCTCCATTTTGCTCGGGTCCGTCCGCCAAGATTTTCTGGTCAACATACATTTTTGAGATAACCTCCGCTGCTGGGGGTCCTTGGTGAGCAAATAACATATTTTAGACTTTAGACAAGTTGTTTTAAATCTATTTTATGGAGTATAGCTGCGATGTACAGACAAGCTGGTGGACTGCTGAACTTGCGAGCTGGTCAAACCGGCTGAaaagccccaaaaagcccTTAAAAGCCAAGAAAGCTCACCACTAAATTgggtaagttgctgatgcgGGGTCTGGGTGAGGGATGGTCGGATGCTGTCGCCAAGTATGATGgcgtttcttcatctctgccCCCCAATTCGTTCATTGATTATTTCCTATTAATACAGCTGGATGTCACAAACCTCGTCTACAACCCAGGACTTTGTCCTCGGACAGGGTGTTACCGGGAACCCCGGCGGTATCCGAAGCAAGCCATACTCCACCGACCAAACTGTGAACCCACTCAGGTATTCTGATATCGGGAAACTCACCGAAACTCACAGTACGTCTGTATTCTTGGGGACTCTTAATGATTACTGATAGTCTTGTTGCATAGGAATCGGAGAGGTTTGGGCCAACATCCTCCACAATGTTTACGCAGATCCTCGGTTTTAGTACCACAGCCAAGACAGATGCCAACGGAAAAGAGGGAAACATCGTCTTTATGAAAATCATCATCACCGCTCTTACCATCCAACCTTGCAACCCGACCGTACTTAATGCCCGAGACGCTATTGTCCAAGCCGACAGGACCCTCAATGCCGGTGCCAATGAGTGCACTTTGAGAAAGTCATTCGCCCAGAAGGGCCTTGGATTGGGGGCAACTCCAGATTTTCAGGACGATTTCACCTTTCCTAACAGCTGCTAGGAATATTAGAAAGAGACTTTGTACAATCCATAGCTTAAACTAACTTTTGCTGGTACTTGGACTTATTTGGTATCGTCCCCTTTAGGATTTTATTTATGGATTTTATCAGTAAGTGTTTGAAAGGTCGTGATGTCTCACAGAGTTTAAATTCTCAACTCTATTTTTGAGAATTTTGAGCAAAGTAGTTTCCTGTAACACCTGCCTAATAAGGAGAGTGGCTATGCCAACTCGATGGTGCTGAACGCTCCGTGTGGCGCCATCTGTCATATGTTTGCCTATGTTTACCTATAGTCTCTCCTATTCTGTATATAAACCCCGTCGCTTCCTGTAGATGGACATCTTCTTTCTGCTCACTTGTAAAAGTACATTACTTGGTTATAAATACCTTGTTGTGTTCACTACGAGTGATCTGAGAAGACTGGCCAAATCGGCCAACTGTACAACCTGTTATATTTCCACATTCCTTGATTCTCAAGTCTCCACTCAATTCTTAGTAATGTCAGACTCAATCTCATTATAAGTCAAGCTCAAGCTCCATTTCTGCCTGCAAGTTGAGTTGACAAAAAATTAGGCCCTGTTTTGTACATCAGATAGAATATGGATTCTGGCAGGGAAAATAATACAGTCATTTAGCCCCACTTGAGACACTGGTACTACTTGAGACAAATTGAAAATTTTCTTGTCACAAACTCGccgtactccgagtactTCTCCATAGTATTTCACATGCTAACACGACTCCTCCCGTCCTCGCAGTTGATCATTTCGATCTTTGTGATCATCGTCCCTTTGATCCCTTCGACTCCTCACCGTTGAGCACACTGTCCAACTCGTGATCGCCGTAGACCattgtagatagggaggcccctgccccctcaactccttaccccttaagtagtgtagtatataagtactccaagtgtactgtagaacttcactcttgtctggtcaatcctacctaggagtcattcctttttccccttcaattgtcagctcgcctcacccaaggatcgactcctgacaatagACAAGAGTGCCCCAGGGGCGACCTGACCTTTTCTACTCTCACCAACCtttagtttggaaacctcTAGTCTTGATCGCTGTGCACATGTCTGCCACCTTAGATCAAGATACCCACATGAACCCCAACATCTCTCAACATGCTGGACTGGCTCTCCCCGATCCAGATATCTTTGCTCAAGGAACtgaagaatggttccagggtcttaacgcacaacagcaggatagggaactcaatgtcaacatttggTGACAACTTGGCCAGTTGAATACTCAAAACTAAGTCATTGCTAGGTTACTCGAGAAGGGTCATAGCCAGAGTAATGAGAAATCTTCTGCTACGAAGCCCAAAGCATTCAACGGAACCCCCAAAGGCATTGATCCCTTCTTCGCCTGGCTCTATATTTATTTCCAAAGAAATCCAGAGAAATATGCTGTGGACCACGCGAAAGTCCTTGAAACCCTTGCCCATATGACCAACGGAGTACTACCTCCTAAATGGGTGGCCAATAAAATCCAGGAAATCGAGAATGGACAGTGACCAGCgtcattcaatgacctaaaGGCAGAAATCTGTCAAGATTTTGCTGgtggtgaccagaaggatatagcacagaggaaactccacagcctggtccagaaacctagtgagttggctagtcaattcttccttgaGTTTGAGGAGTACTGAGCCAAATCTgggcttgaagaagagggactcCTGATGCTTTTAAAGATGAATCTCAAGCTGTTCCTCGTTAGTCGTATCTATGCCATGGATTCTATGCCACAGACCTAtgacaaatggaaggaagcagcaattTGGTTAGACCTTCAGGAGCATAGTGCATGGGCTCTGAGAATGGAGCATAATGTGCATACTCTGGCAACCAAACCTGCAGCAGCAGTACCCTGGAATAACAACAACCCTTTCCGGAATCAGGTATCTATGGTACCCCCTGTGTCAACCGCAACCTTGGGACCTGCAGAAGCTAAGACAGGGACTGGTGTAACCTTTGGAGGTCAAGGACGACCTATAGAAATCAATTGGGCCTGTGCTCGTCCTAACGCTTGGAATGGAAACTGTCAGTGTTACAactgtcaagaagttggccacCTTGTGCAGGACTGTCCTCATCCTAGGGTTAATTGCATGTCTCGACTTCTTAACAAAATCCAGTTGTTTAGTACTGCAGAGAAAGGGgagttcaggaaaattggagaggaGGCAGGTTTTTAAAGCCCCTTAAGAAGAAAGATACACCACGTAAGGGACCCTTtgtctgtaaatccaa encodes the following:
- a CDS encoding uncharacterized protein (MEROPS:MER0001400); the protein is MRGLGEGWSDAVANWMSQTSSTTQDFVLGQGVTGNPGGIRSKPYSTDQTVNPLRYSDIGKLTETHRIGEVWANILHNVYADPRF
- a CDS encoding uncharacterized protein (MEROPS:MER0001400); the protein is MLWQTLHNAFDSNKVISFGNSFVDTSKIASPIPTVSLKDAILEAESTLGGAHNGIQPMLRYLARPDGSVALVRAIQVQNSTIFIVAYVDAHSGKVISINNFVADTTFRVLPIEKKTISDGLELLKNPEGLDTSPVGWNSIGENHVLTTDTVGNNVIAFKVLSNDGSTAKTTTGQIKDGQLTFDFTYDQTKDPTDPGNDDAARTNAFYVANEFHDILYRYGFTEQAFNFQSDNFGKGGQANDPVQISVQDPSGFNNANFFTPPDGQPGICRLFIFDQTNVRQDSAMENSIPIHELTHGVTTRMTGGGTAVCLSSLEARIRNLPIWWWGLFTAFWGLYKPTSRQPPVMSDSRPAPFCSGPSAKIFWSTYIFEITSAAGGPW